One part of the Anopheles merus strain MAF chromosome 3L, AmerM5.1, whole genome shotgun sequence genome encodes these proteins:
- the LOC121600291 gene encoding probable phenylalanine--tRNA ligase, mitochondrial, which translates to MLIFSFRQLASRVGRPFPVHACRPSQPKHCDGRQYGSQAKINKDTIDLYRQQYVRDSWTNLTPKVLSHLDRNLHLQRNHPLSIVREKIVKYFYGAYLSPRGNPLFSVYDNLSPVVTVEQNFDQLLIPADHPSRAKSDCYYVNKDYLLRAHTTAHQVELIQAGLDNFLVVGDVYRRDEIDATHYPVFHQLDAVRIVHQDKLFERNPELKIHETHYKTHLSNGSPTTGTSSPLADCIDQHKQPCHTLEAVKLCEHEMKKILVGMVQKLFGQDIQYRWVDGYFPFTQPSWELEIYFNGSWLEILGCGITRNEILERAGVQNSIAYAFGVGLERLAMILFDIPDIRLFWSTDSGFLNQFRDDRIVKYKPISSYPQCSNDLSFWLPEGMPADQFALNDFYDIVRSVGGDIIEQVTLIDRFTHPKTGKSSLCFRIVYRHMERTLTQAEVNVVHAKIGSELVASYNVSIR; encoded by the exons ATGTTAATTTTCAGTTTTCGACAGTTAGCATCGCGCGTGGGGCGGCCATTTCCTGTGCATGCGTGCCGCCCTAGCCAACCCAAGCACTGCGATGGCCGGCAGTATGGCAGCCAGGCAAAGATCAACAAAGACACGATCGACCTGTACCGGCAGCAGTACGTGCGTGATTCGTGGACGAACCTAACGCCAAAGGTGCTGTCCCATCTCGACCGCAACCTGCATCTGCAACGCAACCATCCGCTGTCGATTGTGCGGGAAAAGATAGTAAAGTACTTCTACGGCGCTTACCTGAGTCCGCGGGGCAACCCGCTGTTCAGCGTGTACGACAACCTGAGCCCGGTGGTGACGGTGGAGCAAAACTTTGACCAGCTGCTGATACCGGCGGATCATCCGAGCCGGGCCAAGAGCGACTGTTACTACGTGAACAAGGACTATCTGCTGCGTGCGCACACGACCGCCCACCAGGTGGAGCTGATACAAGCCGGGCTAGACAACTTCCTGGTCGTGGGCGATGTGTACCGGCGGGACGAGATCGACGCCACGCACTACCCGGTGTTCCACCAGCTGGACGCGGTCCGAATCGTGCACCAGGACAAGCTGTTCGAGCGCAACCCGGAGCTGAAGATACACGAAACGCACTACAAAACGCACCTGTCGAACGGTAGCCCGACGACGGGCACGAGCAGCCCGCTGGCGGACTGTATCGACCAGCACAAGCAGCCCTGCCACACGCTGGAAGCGGTGAAGCTGTGCGAGCACGAGATGAAAAAGATACTGGTCGGCATGGTGCAGAAGCTGTTCGGGCAGGACATCCAGTACCGCTGGGTGGACGGCTACTTTCCCTTCACGCAGCCGTCGTGGGAGCTGGAGATTTACTTCAACGGCAGCTGGCTCGAGATACTGGGCTGTGGCATTACGCGCAACGAGATTCTCGAGCGGGCCGGTGTGCAGAACTCGATCGCGTACGCGTTCGGCGTTGGGCTGGAGCGGTTGGCAATGATACTGTTCGACATACCGGACATTCGGCTGTTTTGGAGCACGGACAGCGGGTTTCTGAACCAGTTCCGGGACGATCGGATCGTGAAGTACAAACCGATCTCGTCGTATCCGCAGTGCAGCAACGATTTGTCGTTCTGGTTGCCGGAAGGCATGCCGGCGGACCAGTTTGCGCTGAACGATTTCTACGACATTGTGCGTAGCGTCGGTGGAGACATTATTGAACAG GTGACTCTGATCGATCGATTTACGCATCCCAAAACGGGCAAGAGCAGTCTCTGCTTCCGCATCGTCTATCGGCACATGGAGCGTACGCTGACGCAGGCAGAGGTGAACGTGGTGCATGCCAAGATCGGTTCCGAGCTGGTAGCATCGTACAATGTTAGCATACGATAA
- the LOC121600294 gene encoding mitochondrial 2-oxoglutarate/malate carrier protein-like isoform X2 translates to MSDKKRPVYVQYVLGGLSGIGATCVVQPLDLVKTRMQISGMGGAAKEYNNTFDAIGKIMRREGVLAMYKGLSAAIMRQATYTTTRLGVYTSLNDAYKQKTNKTPNLLASMAMGMTAGAIGSFVGNPSELILIRMTADGRLPVAERRNYTGFFNALFRIAREEGVLSLWRGCVPTMGRAMVVNAAQLASYSQAKAYLVSSQLLQEGIGLHFTASMFSGLITTAASLPVDIAKTRIQNMKVAPGEVPPYKSTVDVIVKVIRHEGLFALWKGFTAYYGRLGPHTVLTFIILEQLNGLYNKHMGVEGSKSGL, encoded by the exons ATGTCCGACAAAAAGCGACCTGTTTACGTGCAGTACGTCCTTGGAGGACTATCTGG CATCGGAGCGACATGTGTCGTGCAGCCGCTGGATCTGGTGAAAACGCGCATGCAAATCTCCGGCATGGGCGGTGCGGCCAAGGAGTACAACAACACGTTCGACGCGATCGGCAAGATCATGCGGCGTGAGGGCGTGCTGGCGATGTACAAGGGGCTGAGCGCCGCCATCATGCGACAGGCCACCTACACCACGACCCGCCTCGGTGTGTACACGTCGCTCAATGATGCCTACAAACA gaaaaccaacaaaacaccGAACCTGCTCGCCTCGATGGCCATGGGCATGACGGCCGGTGCGATCGGTTCCTTTGTCGGCAATCCGAGCGAGCTGATCCTGATCCGGATGACGGCCGACGGCCGCTTGCCAGTGGCCGAGCGGCGCAACTACACCGGCTTCTTCAACGCACTGTTCCGGATTGCCCGGGAAGAAG GTGTCCTGTCGCTATGGCGCGGTTGCGTACCGACGATGGGCCGCGCGATGGTGGTAAATGCTGCCCAGCTCGCTTCCTACTCGCAAGCCAAGGCGTACCTGGTCAGCTCGCAGCTGCTCCAGGAAGGTATTGGACTACACTTTACCGCCAGTATGTTCTCGGGACTGATCACGACGGCGGCCTCCCTACCAGTCGACATTGCCAAGACAAG AATTCAAAACATGAAGGTTGCGCCGGGTGAAGTGCCGCCATACAAGAGCACGGTCGACGTCATCGTGAAGGTAATCCGGCACGAGGGACTGTTTGCGCTCTGGAAGGGCTTCACCGCCTACTACGGCCGGCTCGGCCCGCACACCGTGCTAACGTTCATCATTCTGGAGCAGCTGAACGGGCTGTACAACAAGCACATGGGCGTGGAGGGCAGCAAATCGGGCCTGTAA
- the LOC121600294 gene encoding mitochondrial 2-oxoglutarate/malate carrier protein-like isoform X1, which translates to MRFLDVRPCALSELYIVRAWRGADRADTSSVIIGATCVVQPLDLVKTRMQISGMGGAAKEYNNTFDAIGKIMRREGVLAMYKGLSAAIMRQATYTTTRLGVYTSLNDAYKQKTNKTPNLLASMAMGMTAGAIGSFVGNPSELILIRMTADGRLPVAERRNYTGFFNALFRIAREEGVLSLWRGCVPTMGRAMVVNAAQLASYSQAKAYLVSSQLLQEGIGLHFTASMFSGLITTAASLPVDIAKTRIQNMKVAPGEVPPYKSTVDVIVKVIRHEGLFALWKGFTAYYGRLGPHTVLTFIILEQLNGLYNKHMGVEGSKSGL; encoded by the exons ATGCGCTTTTTAGACGTCCGCCCTTGTGCGCTTAGTGAGTTGTATATTGTTCGAGCATGGAGGGGAGCAGATCGGGCAGACACATCGTCCGTCAT CATCGGAGCGACATGTGTCGTGCAGCCGCTGGATCTGGTGAAAACGCGCATGCAAATCTCCGGCATGGGCGGTGCGGCCAAGGAGTACAACAACACGTTCGACGCGATCGGCAAGATCATGCGGCGTGAGGGCGTGCTGGCGATGTACAAGGGGCTGAGCGCCGCCATCATGCGACAGGCCACCTACACCACGACCCGCCTCGGTGTGTACACGTCGCTCAATGATGCCTACAAACA gaaaaccaacaaaacaccGAACCTGCTCGCCTCGATGGCCATGGGCATGACGGCCGGTGCGATCGGTTCCTTTGTCGGCAATCCGAGCGAGCTGATCCTGATCCGGATGACGGCCGACGGCCGCTTGCCAGTGGCCGAGCGGCGCAACTACACCGGCTTCTTCAACGCACTGTTCCGGATTGCCCGGGAAGAAG GTGTCCTGTCGCTATGGCGCGGTTGCGTACCGACGATGGGCCGCGCGATGGTGGTAAATGCTGCCCAGCTCGCTTCCTACTCGCAAGCCAAGGCGTACCTGGTCAGCTCGCAGCTGCTCCAGGAAGGTATTGGACTACACTTTACCGCCAGTATGTTCTCGGGACTGATCACGACGGCGGCCTCCCTACCAGTCGACATTGCCAAGACAAG AATTCAAAACATGAAGGTTGCGCCGGGTGAAGTGCCGCCATACAAGAGCACGGTCGACGTCATCGTGAAGGTAATCCGGCACGAGGGACTGTTTGCGCTCTGGAAGGGCTTCACCGCCTACTACGGCCGGCTCGGCCCGCACACCGTGCTAACGTTCATCATTCTGGAGCAGCTGAACGGGCTGTACAACAAGCACATGGGCGTGGAGGGCAGCAAATCGGGCCTGTAA
- the LOC121600292 gene encoding inositol polyphosphate multikinase-like, with the protein MSQLKLPPYQKRKTSSTNRPTTLNVSGTVAVQGKKSPLGYGMQSPDECPALPEGFLPLPCQVAGHAFHKGTDSLGLLKSVDDGSVLKPLAKLLAGQRELKFYQQIQQAAGEQQRTELALLRELTPQYRGHRQLPIDGELIDFLQLEDLTQGMLEPCIMDVKIGRRSWDPTATEEKRRYEASKYVESREAYGFCIPGFQFYSLQAGRVQRYGKEYGKKLTEATVKDAVRRFLNADAGGLCRQQLIQFLTDLWNIQKWARTQTAYRLYASSVLLVYDARRLKPVLLHGGRKSPRTPNTPTTPTSAGVKGAGAGSSNPGSPVFCTNAINELGDVEPLQHYFQIQRSHSTNHNYEQDIKIMKENYTFMLDNLVGSYEEKIWAKARMIDFAHTFPVAPTEQPSVDRNYLEGIDSLVKLFEGLLQDCEIQNTPRQGVA; encoded by the exons ATGAGTCAACTTAAGCTTCCACCGTACCAGAAGCGCAAAACCTCGTCGACCAACCGTCCGACGACGCTGAATGTCAGCGGTACGGTGGCTGTTCAAGGGAAAAAGTCCCCCCTCGGGTATGGCATGCAGTCGCCGGATGAGTGTCCCGCGCTGCCGGAGGGCTTCCTACCACTGCCCTGCCAGGTGGCGGGACATGCCTTCCACAAGGGAACTGATTCGTTGG gtctGCTAAAAAGCGTCGACGATGGATCGGTACTGAAGCCGCTTGCCAAGCTGCTAGCCGGCCAGCGGGAACTGAAATTCTACCAACAGATACAGCAAGCCGCAGGCGAGCAGCAGCGCACCGAGCTGGCACTGTTGCGCGAACTGACACCGCAGTACCGGGGCCACCGGCAGCTGCCGATCGACGGTGAGCTGATAGACTTCCTGCAGCTGGAGGACCTCACCCAGGGCATGCTGGAACCGTGCATAATGGACGTCAAGATCGGGCGCCGGTCGTGGGACCCGACGGCGACGGAGGAAAAGCGACGCTACGAAGCGTCCAAGTACGTGGAGAGCCGCGAAGCGTACGGCTTCTGCATACCGGGCTTTCAGTTCTACTCGCTTCAGGCGGGCCGGGTGCAGCGGTACGGAAAGGAGTACGGCAAGAAGCTGACCGAGGCGACGGTGAAGGATGCGGTCCGGCGGTTTCTCAACGCAGATGCCGGCGGCCTGTGCCGGCAGCAGCTGATACAGTTTCTGACGGATCTGTGGAACATTCAGAAGTGGGCGCGGACGCAAACGGCGTACCGGCTGTACGCGAGctcggtgctgctggtgtacGATGCGCGCCGGTTAAagccggtgctgctgcacggTGGTAGGAAGTCACCCCGTACACCGAATACACCAACGACACCAACGTCAGCGGGGGTGAAAGGAGCGGGAGCTGGCAGTAGCAATCCGGGGTCGCCCGTGTTCTGCACAAATGCGATCAACGAGCTGGGCGATGTGGAACCGCTGCAGCACTACTTCCAGATTCAGCGTAGTCACTCCACCAATCACAACTACGAACAG GACATAAAAATCATGAAGGAAAACTACACCTTCATGCTGGACAACCTGGTCGGCTCGTACGAGGAAAAGATCTGGGCGAAGGCCCGCATGATCGACTTTGCCCACACGTTCCCGGTGGCGCCGACCGAGCAGCCGTCCGTCGATCGGAACTATCTCGAGGGCATCGACAGTCTGGTGAAGCTGTTCGAGGGACTGCTGCAGGACTGCGAGATACAAAACACCCCCCGGCAGGGAGTCGCTTGA
- the LOC121600293 gene encoding inositol hexakisphosphate kinase 1-like, translating to MSQGDGPAPSKLPAGVSLLENQVAGHTAAQGCLGLLKPIGDDGDDAGTVLKPTGKVQCGIREIAFYERLEEVRRRHREAGGDAEEEGLWTPLFRVVPQYYGHPKLTVDGREVEFIQLEDLTAGLEWPCIMDVKIGRRTWDPLATPEKRRAEEGKYKACRQRYGLCIPGFQFYAVRKGGALVRHGKDYGKRLTEDNIRDAFLLYLNATEDGRLSRTLLERFLADLRIIRDWARKQTTLRLYSSSVLLVYDAAQLGQCGDSALQRNTSLNASNGQTAAAAPLTVKARMIDFAHAFPADASEAGTVDDNYLQGVESLVGLFEQFLAADGNVD from the exons ATGTCGCAGGGGGACGGCCCCGCACCATCCAAGCTACCGGCCGGTGTGTCGCTGCTGGAGAACCAGGTCGCCGGCCACACCGCCGCCCAGGGTTGCCTGGGGCTGCTGAAACCCATcggcgacgacggcgacgacgctGGCACGGTCCTGAAGCCAACCGGCAAGGTACAGTGCGGTATACGCGAGATCGCTTTCTACGAGCGGCTGGAGGAAGTGCGACGTCGGCACCGAGAAGCTGGCGGTGACGCCGAGGAGGAAGGTCTCTGGACGCCGCTGTTCCGGGTAGTGCCACAGTATTACGGCCACCCGAAGCTGACCGTGGACGGGCGGGAGGTTGAGTTCATCCAGCTGGAAGATTTGACCGCCGGGCTGGAGTGGCCATGCATCATGGATGTGAAGATTGGGCGCCGCACGTGGGACCCGCTGGCGACGCCCGAGAAGCGCCGGGCGGAGGAAGGCAAGTACAAAGCCTGCCGGCAGCGGTACGGGCTGTGCATTCCCGGCTTTCAGTTTTACGCCGTGCGCAAGGGAGGCGCGCTGGTGCGGCACGGGAAGGATTACGGCAAGCGGCTCACCGAGGACAACATCCGTGACG cATTTCTGCTGTATTTAAACGCAACGGAAGATGGACGACTGTCGCGCACGCTGCTGGAACGATTCCTGGCCGATTTGCGCATCATACGGGATTGGGCGCGCAAGCAAACCACGCTCCGGCTGTACTCCAGCTCCGTGCTGCTCGTGTACGATGCGGCCCAGCTCGGGCAGTGTGGAGACAGTGCACTGCAGAGAAACACAAGTCTGAACGCTTCGAACGGCCAaacggcagcggcggcgcCGCTGACCGTTAAGGCACGCATGATAGACTTTGCGCACGCCTTTCCAGCGGACGCTTCCGAAGCCGGCACCGTCGACGACAATTACTTACAGGGAGTGGAGAGTTTGGTGGGCCTGTTCGAACAGTTTCTTGCCGCTGACGGAAACGTtgactaa